The nucleotide sequence CCTATCTGTTCTTGGTCAAGCAAAAAATCAAGCCGAGTTGAAGAGCCTGCAAATTCTGTAGTAGGGACTTCGCGCCTTATATCGTCAAAATAAAGGCGTAGTAATCCTTCTAAGAGGTCTTGAACGTCATACTCATCATTCATTGAAAATGGCAGTCTGTTATCATATCTATCACTTATTTCTTTGACCACTAAATGAAATCTTTGAATTATATTTTCCACTAAATTTTGGGCGACAACTAATTGAATAGGCGGCTGAAATTCAGATAAAATTTCGGCAATGCTCTTCTGAGCTCCGATTAGCCGAGTGGCTAAGTCACCGATTAATTTCTCAGTCTGATTTGAAGAGTTGCTCTCTGAGGGCTTTGAAAATGTTTTCATAAACTTTTGCGTCTTCTGTTACTGGCAAAGTTATCTGGATATTCATATTGACCGCAAATCCTTCTGTGATTTGTGGAATTATTTGTTTTTTCTTTTCGCTCTTTATGCCGCTCTCCGAGTTGGCTTTTTCTTCATTTTCCTGTTTTTCTTTGGTTTCTTTAGGTGCTTCAGCTTCAAAGTCTGCTAATTGGCATAAATTAATGAAAGTGTTGACTATTAGGTCAACGGTGTTTTTTGCTTTTCCTGTTTTTGAGCTAAAATAAGCATAGAGGTCATCTTTGGCTTTTCGATTTGCTTGAGGATAGAGTGAGAACAAATCACTGTATCCACTCCTTATACCTTTAGCTAATGCTGCTCGCGCAGTTGCTGGTGACTTATAGGACACCCATAATTCTGTAGGATTTTTGCTTTCATCAATGAATCCAATAAATTTCAGTACTTGCAGAATATATCTGTCATTTCTACTTTTGAATCCGCATTGATTTAACCAATTATAATCTACTTTTTGGGGAACTCCAGCTTCTTGAATTTTCTGGAAATATTTTGGAATTTTGCCAGCCAAGTTTGTATAGGGTATTTCTGACATTTTATTACCTTAACTTTTAATTATTTTTAGTCATTTATGTTGCTTTCAGTATTTAAGTTTAATTTTCACTCGGTTTTAGGTATCTATTTTGTTAGTCTTATTTTGGTTTTTTGAATATTTGGTAGCCTTCTATTTCTGTGAATTTTGTGAAGCCTGCTTCGGCTAGTTCGCATATTTCCTTTATTGTTGTTGGTGTTCCGAGTTGGACGGTTCTTGAGATGTATTCGTCGTTTGTGAAGTTGATTAGGTGCGTGTAGATTAGGGTGTGTTCGATGCGTTTGTGTCCTAATTGCTGTTTCACTAAAAGGATATCTTTTGTTTTGGCATAAAGCATGGTTGCATAATAGTGCCTTAAATCGTATAATCGGTACTTGGTAAGTTCTGGTTGATTTAGTTTCTGGGCTAATTGGTTTCTTCTTAGTACCCATAGGTGGCATTGTTTTTTTGTGGGTGGAAACAAAACGTCTGTTTGCTTAAAGTTGTATTTTGTAAGGTATTCTTTGAGCATTGCTAATGTTGGGTTTGGTAGTTTTAGGATTCTTGCTGCGCCGTTTTTGGCGGTTCTTGGGGTTATTGTTCCATTTTCTAGATTGATGTTTTTTAGTCGTAGCCTGTGCAGTTCTATGGGTCTTAGTCCTGTATCTCTAAGTATGCTAAAAATGGTCACGTATTTTCTGGTAAAAGTTGCGATTATTGCGTTGACTTGTTCGGTTGTTGGTACGTTTGGCAGTCTTTCCTCTCTTGTAAAAAACGGTTTTTGCCATTTTAATCCGTAGAATTTAACGAAATGGTCATAGGCGTTTGCGTATGCTTCTTTGTTTGCATTACTTGATT is from Candidatus Bathyarchaeota archaeon and encodes:
- a CDS encoding site-specific integrase — protein: MDLKKQGKAEDTINGYSRRLRHLAKNTDINNPETVKQYITNQQSSNANKEAYANAYDHFVKFYGLKWQKPFFTREERLPNVPTTEQVNAIIATFTRKYVTIFSILRDTGLRPIELHRLRLKNINLENGTITPRTAKNGAARILKLPNPTLAMLKEYLTKYNFKQTDVLFPPTKKQCHLWVLRRNQLAQKLNQPELTKYRLYDLRHYYATMLYAKTKDILLVKQQLGHKRIEHTLIYTHLINFTNDEYISRTVQLGTPTTIKEICELAEAGFTKFTEIEGYQIFKKPK
- a CDS encoding DUF5343 domain-containing protein encodes the protein MSEIPYTNLAGKIPKYFQKIQEAGVPQKVDYNWLNQCGFKSRNDRYILQVLKFIGFIDESKNPTELWVSYKSPATARAALAKGIRSGYSDLFSLYPQANRKAKDDLYAYFSSKTGKAKNTVDLIVNTFINLCQLADFEAEAPKETKEKQENEEKANSESGIKSEKKKQIIPQITEGFAVNMNIQITLPVTEDAKVYENIFKALREQLFKSD